The Manihot esculenta cultivar AM560-2 chromosome 11, M.esculenta_v8, whole genome shotgun sequence genome includes a region encoding these proteins:
- the LOC110627132 gene encoding rust resistance kinase Lr10 isoform X1, whose translation MLDELQEHVESIDIANGKFSNFHEILLFSRNAIRLMFQRSLLFGGQIAFILLLLLQICHAKNDPCAPSSCGNILNISYPFRLQTDPKHCGDRRYSLSCEKNSTVLHLFPGKFYYVQAINYNNYTIRLLDPGVVKDDCSSMPRFPLTRPNFPDGGPYIPNKYLSTSSLTTFSAEIIFMNCVQPINSPDYIDATSCITNGSKHYYVRIDTFGGISGMDWMSTCTIVTAAFVPAERNYTSMSFVEVHRELAYGFEISWLNLYCERCESNQCFFNETENRIRCFEEFPDYFKEVCYLSSSLFRHVVECSFYNATSSTFGLSNKIKRSLPAVLAYVGLSFATKTLCGTPFVIAFLVYKWRKRHISGYYTIEEFLQSQNNMAPIRYSYLSIRRITGGFKEKLGEGGFGCVYKGKLRSGRIAAVKMLVKSKTDGQYFINEVATLGRIHHTNVVQLIGFCAEGSKYALVYDFMHNGSLDKYLSSREGSISLSWDKLYEISLGVARGIAYLHQGCDMQILHFDIKPHNILLDESFTPKISDFGLSKLYGTNESIKTLTAARGTIGYMAPELFYRNIGRVSQKADVYSFGMLLLEMAGKRKNLNTLLENSSETYFPLWVYDEASSGNVVEINDAIEEPNKIAKMMVVVGLWCIQMKPSDRPPMNKVIEMLEGDLESLQLPSRFALFPEETIIRDGDESSSMSTDFSETLSLIENAS comes from the exons ATGTTGGATGAACTGCAAGAGCATGTTGAATCTATTGACATTGCAAATGGTAAATTTTCCAATTTCCATGAAATTCTCCTGTTTTCCAGAAACGCTATCCGTCTCATGTTTCAGAGAAGTCTTCTCTTTGGTGGCCAAATAGCCTTTATTTTGCTGCTACTTCTCCAAATTTGTCATGCTAAGAATGATCCTTGTGCTCCTTCCTCGTGTGGTAATATCCTTAATATCAGCTACCCTTTCCGACTACAAACTGATCCAAAGCACTGCGGAGACCGTAGATATTCACTATCATGTGAGAAAAATAGCACAGTATTGCATCTGTTTCCTGGAAAATTCTACTACGTTCAGGCAATTAATTATAACAACTACACAATCCGACTGTTGGATCCTGGTGTAGTTAAAGATGATTGCTCCTCCATGCCTCGTTTTCCTTTAACTCGTCCCAATTTTCCTGATGGAGGTCCATATATACCGAATAAGTATTTGTCGACTTCTTCGTTGACGACATTTTCTGCAGAAATTATTTTCATGAACTGTGTACAGCCAATAAATTCTCCTGATTACATTGACGCTACTTCTTGCATTACTAATGGATCAAAGCATTATTATGTGCGAATTGACACGTTCGGCGGCATATCAGGGATGGATTGGATGAGCACGTGCACCATAGTAACGGCGGCCTTCGTACCTGCCGAAAGGAATTATACCAGCATGTCGTTTGTTGAAGTTCACAGAGAGCTGGCTTATGGGTTCGAAATTTCATGGCTGAATCTGTACTGCGAAAGGTGCGAATCCAATCAGTGCTTCTTCAATGAAACGGAAAATAGGATTCGTTGCTTTGAGGAATTTCCAG ATTATTTCAAAGAAGTTTGCTACCTCAGTTCCAGTCTTTTCAGACATGTAGTGGAGTGCTCCTTCTATAATG CAACTTCTAGCACATTCGGCTTATCCAACAAAATTAAAA GGTCATTGCCAGCTGTACTTGCTTACGTTG GGTTGTCGTTTGCAACAAAAACTTTATGTGGGACTCCATTTGTAATTGCGTTTTTGGTCTATAAATGGCGAAAGAGACATATATCAGGATATTACACAATTGAAGAATTTCTACAAAGTCAAAATAATATGGCACCTATAAGATATTCATACTTGAGTATTAGGAGAATAACTGGAGGCTTTAAGGAAAAGTTGGGTGAAGGAGGCTTTGGTTGTGTGTATAAAGGGAAACTGCGCAGTGGTCGTATTGCAGCAGTAAAGATGTTGGTTAAATCTAAAACTGATGGACagtattttattaatgaagTTGCTACACTTGGAAGGATTCACCATACCAATGTAGTCCAACTAATTGGTTTTTGTGCCGAGGGATCAAAGTATGCTCTTGTCTATGATTTCATGCATAATGGATCTCTTGATAAGTATCTATCTTCTCGGGAAGGATCTATCTCCTTAAGTTGGGACAAATTATATGAAATCTCTCTTGGAGTAGCTCGTGGTATTGCATATTTACACCAAGGCTGTGACATGCAGATCTTACATTTTGATATCAAGCCACACAATATTCTTCTTGATGAGAGTTTCACTCCAAAGATTTCTGACTTTGGGCTTTCTAAACTATATGGGACAAATGAAAGCATTAAAACTCTCACTGCTGCAAGAGGAACAATAGGATACATGGCACCCGAGTTATTTTATAGAAACATTGGACGTGTTTCACAGAAAGCAGATGTCTATAGCTTTGGAATGTTGTTACTAGAAATGGCAGGTAAAAGGAAGAATTTGAATACACTGCTAGAAAACTCAAGCGAAACGTATTTTCCACTTTGGGTTTATGATGAAGCCTCTAGTGGGAATGTCGTAGAAATCAATGATGCcatagaggagccaaacaaAATAGCTAAGATGATGGTTGTGGTAGGACTATGGTGCATACAAATGAAACCGAGTGATCGTCCTCCAATGAACAAAGTCATAGAAATGCTTGAAGGAGATCTTGAAAGTCTTCAGTTGCCTTCCAGGTTTGCTCTATTTCCCGAAGAAACTATAATAAGAGATGGAGATGAGTCTTCATCTATGTCAACCGACTTCTCAGAAACACTTAGTTTGATTGAAAATGCATCTTAA
- the LOC110627132 gene encoding rust resistance kinase Lr10 isoform X2: MLDELQEHVESIDIANGKFSNFHEILLFSRNAIRLMFQRSLLFGGQIAFILLLLLQICHAKNDPCAPSSCGNILNISYPFRLQTDPKHCGDRRYSLSCEKNSTVLHLFPGKFYYVQAINYNNYTIRLLDPGVVKDDCSSMPRFPLTRPNFPDGGPYIPNKYLSTSSLTTFSAEIIFMNCVQPINSPDYIDATSCITNGSKHYYVRIDTFGGISGMDWMSTCTIVTAAFVPAERNYTSMSFVEVHRELAYGFEISWLNLYCERCESNQCFFNETENRIRCFEEFPDYFKEVCYLSSSLFRHVVECSFYNASSTFGLSNKIKRSLPAVLAYVGLSFATKTLCGTPFVIAFLVYKWRKRHISGYYTIEEFLQSQNNMAPIRYSYLSIRRITGGFKEKLGEGGFGCVYKGKLRSGRIAAVKMLVKSKTDGQYFINEVATLGRIHHTNVVQLIGFCAEGSKYALVYDFMHNGSLDKYLSSREGSISLSWDKLYEISLGVARGIAYLHQGCDMQILHFDIKPHNILLDESFTPKISDFGLSKLYGTNESIKTLTAARGTIGYMAPELFYRNIGRVSQKADVYSFGMLLLEMAGKRKNLNTLLENSSETYFPLWVYDEASSGNVVEINDAIEEPNKIAKMMVVVGLWCIQMKPSDRPPMNKVIEMLEGDLESLQLPSRFALFPEETIIRDGDESSSMSTDFSETLSLIENAS; this comes from the exons ATGTTGGATGAACTGCAAGAGCATGTTGAATCTATTGACATTGCAAATGGTAAATTTTCCAATTTCCATGAAATTCTCCTGTTTTCCAGAAACGCTATCCGTCTCATGTTTCAGAGAAGTCTTCTCTTTGGTGGCCAAATAGCCTTTATTTTGCTGCTACTTCTCCAAATTTGTCATGCTAAGAATGATCCTTGTGCTCCTTCCTCGTGTGGTAATATCCTTAATATCAGCTACCCTTTCCGACTACAAACTGATCCAAAGCACTGCGGAGACCGTAGATATTCACTATCATGTGAGAAAAATAGCACAGTATTGCATCTGTTTCCTGGAAAATTCTACTACGTTCAGGCAATTAATTATAACAACTACACAATCCGACTGTTGGATCCTGGTGTAGTTAAAGATGATTGCTCCTCCATGCCTCGTTTTCCTTTAACTCGTCCCAATTTTCCTGATGGAGGTCCATATATACCGAATAAGTATTTGTCGACTTCTTCGTTGACGACATTTTCTGCAGAAATTATTTTCATGAACTGTGTACAGCCAATAAATTCTCCTGATTACATTGACGCTACTTCTTGCATTACTAATGGATCAAAGCATTATTATGTGCGAATTGACACGTTCGGCGGCATATCAGGGATGGATTGGATGAGCACGTGCACCATAGTAACGGCGGCCTTCGTACCTGCCGAAAGGAATTATACCAGCATGTCGTTTGTTGAAGTTCACAGAGAGCTGGCTTATGGGTTCGAAATTTCATGGCTGAATCTGTACTGCGAAAGGTGCGAATCCAATCAGTGCTTCTTCAATGAAACGGAAAATAGGATTCGTTGCTTTGAGGAATTTCCAG ATTATTTCAAAGAAGTTTGCTACCTCAGTTCCAGTCTTTTCAGACATGTAGTGGAGTGCTCCTTCTATAATG CTTCTAGCACATTCGGCTTATCCAACAAAATTAAAA GGTCATTGCCAGCTGTACTTGCTTACGTTG GGTTGTCGTTTGCAACAAAAACTTTATGTGGGACTCCATTTGTAATTGCGTTTTTGGTCTATAAATGGCGAAAGAGACATATATCAGGATATTACACAATTGAAGAATTTCTACAAAGTCAAAATAATATGGCACCTATAAGATATTCATACTTGAGTATTAGGAGAATAACTGGAGGCTTTAAGGAAAAGTTGGGTGAAGGAGGCTTTGGTTGTGTGTATAAAGGGAAACTGCGCAGTGGTCGTATTGCAGCAGTAAAGATGTTGGTTAAATCTAAAACTGATGGACagtattttattaatgaagTTGCTACACTTGGAAGGATTCACCATACCAATGTAGTCCAACTAATTGGTTTTTGTGCCGAGGGATCAAAGTATGCTCTTGTCTATGATTTCATGCATAATGGATCTCTTGATAAGTATCTATCTTCTCGGGAAGGATCTATCTCCTTAAGTTGGGACAAATTATATGAAATCTCTCTTGGAGTAGCTCGTGGTATTGCATATTTACACCAAGGCTGTGACATGCAGATCTTACATTTTGATATCAAGCCACACAATATTCTTCTTGATGAGAGTTTCACTCCAAAGATTTCTGACTTTGGGCTTTCTAAACTATATGGGACAAATGAAAGCATTAAAACTCTCACTGCTGCAAGAGGAACAATAGGATACATGGCACCCGAGTTATTTTATAGAAACATTGGACGTGTTTCACAGAAAGCAGATGTCTATAGCTTTGGAATGTTGTTACTAGAAATGGCAGGTAAAAGGAAGAATTTGAATACACTGCTAGAAAACTCAAGCGAAACGTATTTTCCACTTTGGGTTTATGATGAAGCCTCTAGTGGGAATGTCGTAGAAATCAATGATGCcatagaggagccaaacaaAATAGCTAAGATGATGGTTGTGGTAGGACTATGGTGCATACAAATGAAACCGAGTGATCGTCCTCCAATGAACAAAGTCATAGAAATGCTTGAAGGAGATCTTGAAAGTCTTCAGTTGCCTTCCAGGTTTGCTCTATTTCCCGAAGAAACTATAATAAGAGATGGAGATGAGTCTTCATCTATGTCAACCGACTTCTCAGAAACACTTAGTTTGATTGAAAATGCATCTTAA
- the LOC110625667 gene encoding LEAF RUST 10 DISEASE-RESISTANCE LOCUS RECEPTOR-LIKE PROTEIN KINASE-like 2.2, with protein sequence MILSSLLLFTRNTIHLMFERSLLSVGQRAFIFLLLLQICHGKNNPCAPSSCGNILKISYPFRLQTDPKRCGDHRYSLSCEKNTTVLHLFPGKFYYVQAINYNNYTIRLVDPGVVKGDCSSMPRFPLTSASFFTDGFPYTLVKYGSTYTSTRFSREIVFMNCVQPVNSTYYVDATSCINNGAKHSYVKIEMFGGLTAGDWMDTCTIVTAALLPAERNYKNMSYVEIHRELAYGFEISWLNHRCKMCKSKQCLFDETENKIYCFEDMPDYVGEVCYLGFSHFKNVRQCSYYNASSRAPGQSYKIISELCLYLHLVDANISFKLRTNLCSCLLQGLFVAARSLCGTPFVIVFLIYKWRRRHLSGYNTIEEFLQSQNNLAPIRYSYSDLKKMTGGFKEKLGEGGFGCVYKGKLRSGRIAAVKMLSKSKTDGQDFINEVATIGRIHHAHIVQLIGFCAEGSKYALVYDFMANGSLDKYLSSREGSMSLSWDKLYEISLGVARGIAYLHQGCDMQILHFDIKPHNILLDESFTPKISDFGLSKLYGTNDSINTLTAARGTIGYMAPELFYRNIGRVSHKADVYSFGMLLLEMAGKRKNLNTLIENSSETYFPLWVYDEASSEKVEEISDAMEESNKITKMMAVVGLWCIQMKPSDRPSMNKVIEMLEGDIESLQLPSRLALFPEETTTQDEEDSSSTSMSFDISESISLIENAS encoded by the exons ATGATTCTTTCCTCTCTTCTCTTGTTTACTAGAAACACTATCCATCTCATGTTTGAGAGAAGTCTTCTCTCTGTTGGCCAACGAGCCTTTATCTTCCTGCTGCTTCTCCAAATTTGCCATGGCAAGAATAATCCTTGTGCTCCTTCCTCATGTGGTAATATCCTCAAAATTAGTTACCCTTTCCGACTACAAACTGATCCAAAACGCTGCGGAGACCATAGATATTCACTTTCCTGTGAGAAAAATACCACAGTACTGCATCTGTTCCCCGGAAAATTCTACTACGTTCAGGCAATTAACTACAACAACTACACAATCAGATTGGTGGATCCTGGTGTTGTTAAAGGTGATTGCTCCTCCATGCCTCGTTTTCCTTTAACTTCTGCCAGCTTCTTCACTGATGGGTTTCCATATACGCTGGTGAAGTACGGATCTACTTATACGTCGACTAGATTTTCGAGAGAAATTGTTTTCATGAACTGTGTGCAGCCAGTAAATTCTACTTACTACGTGGACGCTACTTCTTGCATTAACAATGGAGCGAAGCATTCTTACGTGAAGattgaaatgttcggcggcctaacagcTGGGGATTGGATGGACACGTGCACAATCGTGACGGCGGCATTGTTACCTGCTGAAAGGAATTATAAGAACATGTCTTACGTTGAAATTCACAGAGAGCTGGCTTATGGGTTTGAGATTTCATGGCTGAATCACCGATGCAAAATGTGCAAATCCAAACAGTGCTTATTCGatgaaacagaaaataaaatttattgcttTGAGGATATGCCGG ATTATGTCGGTGAAGTTTGCTACCTTGGTTTCAGTCACTTCAAAAATGTACGGCAGTGCTCCTACTATAATG CTTCTTCTAGAGCACCTGGTCAATCCTACAAAATTATAAGTGAGTTATGTCTCTATCTTCATCTTGTTGATGCTAATATTTCTTTCAAGTTAAGAACAAACTTATGCTCATGTCTCTTGCAGG GACTATTTGTTGCAGCAAGAAGCTTATGTGGAACTCCATTTGTAATTGTGTTCTTAATCTATAAATGGCGAAGGAGACATTTATCAGGATATAACACAATTGAAGAGTTTCTACAAAGTCAAAATAATTTGGCACCTATAAGATATTCATACTCAGACCTTAAGAAAATGACAGGAGGCTTTAAGGAAAAGTTGGGTGAAGGAGGATTTGGTTGTGTATATAAAGGAAAACTTCGCAGTGGCCGTATTGCAGCAGTAAAAATGTTGAGTAAATCAAAAACTGATGGACAAGATTTTATTAATGAAGTTGCTACAATTGGAAGAATTCACCATGCCCATATAGTTCAATTAATTGGGTTTTGTGCAGAGGGATCAAAGTATGCTCTTGTATATGATTTTATGGCTAATGGATCTCTTGACAAGTATTTATCTTCTCGTGAAGGATCTATGTCCTTAAGTTGGGATAAATTATATGAAATCTCTCTTGGAGTAGCTCGTGGTATTGCATATTTACACCAAGGCTGTGACATGCAGATCTTACATTTTGATATCAAGCCACACAATATTCTTCTTGATGAGAGTTTCACTCCAAAGATTTCTGACTTTGGGCTTTCTAAATTATATGGGACAAATGATAGCATCAACACTCTCACTGCCGCAAGAGGAACAATAGGATATATGGCACCTGAGCTATTCTATAGAAATATCGGACGTGTATCACATAAAGCAGATGTCTATAGTTTTGGAATGCTGTTACTAGAAATGGCAGGTAAAAGGAAGAATTTGAATACATTGATAGAAAACTCAAGCGAAACTTATTTTCCACTTTGGGTTTATGATGAAGCCTCTAGCGAGAAGGTTGAAGAAATAAGTGATGCCATGGAGGAGTCAAATAAAATAACTAAGATGATGGCTGTGGTTGGCCTATGGTGTATACAAATGAAACCAAGTGATCGTCCTTCAATGAATAAAGTTATAGAAATGCTTGAAGGAGATATCGAAAGTCTACAATTGCCTTCGAGGCTTGCTCTATTTCCAGAAGAAACTACAACACAAGATGAAGAGGATTCTTCTTCCACATCTATGTCATTTGACATTTCAGAATCAATCAGTTTGATTGAAAATGCATCTTAA